The genomic stretch GAAACTTTCAACATGGGTTGTTTTGGAACAATGAGCTTAGGCCACTGATGAATGgaaacaatggagtttggttaGAGGGATTGAATAATTGTTGTAATTCTAGACATAAGTTGTGTTGTTACAATAAAATTGAGCCATTGACAAATGCGAATAGCGCGAATAAGCAGATCCATTTGGGAAAGAAAGGAGACACTAAGTTGAGATCTTTGAGGAGGCGATTTTCTTTGAGATTACGCCCGAGGTTGCGGTGGTTGGCTATGAGAGTGAAAAGAGTTACAATTCAGTCAGTGTTGAATGGTGTTCGGACCTTCTTGCGAAAGAACATAAGACGAGTGACGCTTGTTTCTTTGGTTTCTGTAATATTGGGGCTGACCTATCTGTTTCTGAAGTTAACAGCTGTGCCCTCTCCAAAAATGGTTCCATATTCAGAATTGGTAACAAGCCTGAGAAATGAGTCTGTTACGAAAGTTCTACTTGAAGAGGGGTCTCGTCGAATATATTATAACACAAACTCTCGCATCGATGGGGATACTCAATTGTCTGAAGGAGAATTACCAAGCGTCCAAAGTGAGAATGTGGCCGATAAAGTTACAAGTGATGATGGTTCTCGATCTAGTCAAGCACTGAATACGAATGTATTGAGAAATTTATCAGCGACTCAAGCTTCAACCCCTGACTGGCAGTATTTGACTAGAAAAGTAGATCATGATGAGAAATTTTTACTTAGTTtgatgagagagaaaggaatTACATATAGCTCGGCTCCGCAATCAGTTTTGATGTCAATGAGGACTACTTTGATAACTATAATATCTCTGTGGATTCCTTTGATGCCATTGATGTGGCTTCTTTATCGTCAACTTTCAGCTGCTAATAGCCCAGCTAGAAAGCAGCGACCTGATAAGCAGTTGGTTGGATTTGAGGATGTTGAGGGAGTTGATGCTGCAAAATTGGAGCTTATGGAGGTACACATCTTTTCTGTTGAATGCATTAGATATTTTGcatacttttctttatttttgtatgTCGATACTTTGTTTCATTGCTAACTTGATTATAGAGTTGATAATGTGGTACTTTCTTAACATGGAACTGTGGATATCCTTCACTGTGCTTGCTACCATTATGTAGTCCGTGAAAGCAGGGAAGCTTTTGGCTTAAATGCTTGCTGATACAAGTTAGAAACACTACGAAGACATATTTATCAGTTCTTAGAAGAACGCCAAAAAATGCCTCTTTTGCTTGTTGTTGGAGTGTTCTGATCTCCACGAGCTTGAAACACCAAAGTCttgaacaattaaaaaaaaaaaaaaatatatatatatatataagtactGGAAGGTGTGGCTGGATCACCTCCTTTTCAGGGAGAGCTAATGCTTGTTGGGTATTTTGATTTAACACTGCTGCACACCCAAAAAGAAGCGAGCTACGTCTGAGTTAAACTTGGAGATGGAAGTCTTCTTTCGTTTCTCGACGGTGAAGTAAGACTAAGCTCATGAGCTTATTATCCTAGGTTGGAACAAGTTGATAGGATCCCCTTTTttacattcacatgtccctccCGTGTGGTGACCTGGGGGCGTAAAAAAGGAGAGGGATGGGGTTTCTCTCACTTTTGGCATAGCGGGCTATTAGCTCAGTGGTAGAGCGCGCCCCTGATAATTGCGTTGTTGTGCTTGGGCTGTGAGGGCTCTCAGCCACATGGATAGTTCAATGTGCCCATCAGCGCTTGACCCTGAGATGTGGATCATCCAAGGCACATTAACATGGCGTACTTCTCTTGTTTGAACCGGGGTTTGAAACCAAActtctacatatatatatataagttcaCATCATGAGTCTATATTTGTATCCAAAACAGTGCTGGGAAGGTATCTCATGGCTTGCAACAAGCCCTATTGCACATGGCGATGAGCCTTTCAGGGTGCATATTTTTATTGAGATATAATCCTGTGGATACTTCTCGTTTTATTTAGAGGTGTTAGACAAGCAAGTGAACAACATACGCCTTGTATAATGGAATCTCCTTAAGTTGTATGTCCTTCTAAAGTCTATTATTGCCTCTCAAAACTATGATTTTGTTACCATAGCAAATTTTACTACCTGTTTGTATACGTGATTACTAACAAAGGCACTGAAATATATTCTCactgtttaattatttatacaaTTCTCTTGCTTTATTTTCGTGACATCTTTCTCGTTTGTAGATAGTTTTATGCTTGCAAGGAGCTATTAACTACAACAAACTAGGAGCAAAGTTACCCAGAGGTGTATTGCTGGTGGGTCCTCCAGGAACGGGGAAAACATTACTTGCCCGTGCAGTGGCTGGAGAAGCAGGTGTACCATTTTTCAGTGTTTCTGCCAGTGAATTTGTGGAGATGTTTGTTGGAAGAGGGGCAGCTCGCATTAGAGATCTTTTTAATATGGCAAGGAAGCATTCACCTTCAATTATATTCATTGATGAGCTTGATGCAGTTGGAACGAAACGTGGCAGAAGTTTCAATGATGAGCGTGACCAAACATTGAATCAGGTAATATAAGGTCCAATTATGGCTTCAATCCTTCATTTCTTGCATCCATCCGTATCAAATTTTAGCGGTCACATTCTGAATGTCTTCTGTAATTGTTAGTATAATTTGATCTGTGGGTCATTGTTTGTATTTCCAAACTTTTTGATAATTGTCAAACCACTGTATATAGGAAGACTCTGGTTCTCTTCTGTTTGATTTCGTTTGATGATAAAATCATATTGATCCCCCTTAAAATCTTGCCAACTTTTCTTGCTTATTACTGTGCGATTAGCTTATCCTTTCACCTTCAATCTTGGAACGTTGAGTATTTCCTTTAATGTCcttagttttgttttcaattttcaagtcTAAATAGCTATCAAGTATCAACACGTTAACTTAGCTTATTGTTTCGAATTTCGATCCCTGCTGTTATGTACAATAGTAAAGGCAGTATTAAGTATTAACCACATTATTGTATTGGTAGACCTTGGATTTGAATTTCAGGTGACATCTTGTCATCTGTAATGTatgtttgaaatttattttaatatcaaTTAAGTTAAATGTTTTTCAtcaaaaaaatgtttctgtTCTTGTAGTTGCTGACGGAAATGGATGGATTTGAGTCAGACTCGAAGGTGATTGTTGTTGCTGCAACAAACAGGCCTGAAGTATTGGATTCTGCCCTTTGTAGGCCAGGCCGCTTCTCAAGAAAAATAGTTGTAGGAGAACCAGATgaagaaggaaggagaaagataTTGGCTGTACATTTGAGAGGAGTTCCTTTGGAGGAAGACACTAATCTTATTTGCGATCTCATTGCTTCACTGACACCAGGTTTTGTAGGTGCTGATCTTGCAAACATCATCAATGAAGCTGCTTTACTTGCTGCTCGTAGGGGTAGGGTATATAGTACATCCAAATATCACTCGGTTTTTGCAATCTGAAATTGTACATGGATCTCAACTTCATATTAATCTATGGTCTGTTGCAGGTGGTGAAACTGTGGCCAGGGAAGATGTAATGGAAGCAATTGAAAGAGCAAAGTTTGGAATTAATGATAAGCAACTTAGGCCGAGTACACTAAGCAAGGAGCTCGGGAAAATGTTCCCATGGATGCCTTCTCTGATGGGAAAGAACACAAGACAAGATGGAGTGCAAGGGCCACTAGGATATCAAACTCTGAGCTGAGTATGTACATACGTTCTAGCGGTAGTGATATGATACAATACAACTTTTTTACAAAGTCAGcaattttgatttatatttgtTATCATCATCGGAAGCACTTTTAAACCTGAGCTGAGTATGTCTTGTTTTTTTCTAGTTTACATCTTCTGTTCCTTTTCTCCATTTTCCTTTTACGAAGTTAAATTGTTGGATTGCAGCACTTTAAGtcattctaaaagcacttttaaacaCACCGATATCAAATACAGTAAGACTAGAAATGTATtgatgtatgtgtgtgtgtgtgtaaatctTGTCCATGAAAAATGGTTGGTTCACTTTTGGTGGGATGTCATTTTCCAAATGGGATGTATCATGCTAAATCTTGTCAGCAACCTAAACCATGATTAGGCCTGTAGATTTGCCATTTAGTCTTTTTAAGATTCTCTTGGATTCTCTCATGCGTTTCAACTcacttttgtttcttgtttgtttctgtttggTAGTGATACCATGACCTTTTCCCAGAAGGCCGATTCTACACGAGGCTTCTCTGATGCAAGTCCGGCACTATATGAGAAAGCAGGTCCGGTGCTATATGAGGAACGACTGCTAAGAAGTGGGCAGCCAATCAGATAGGATCGTATTTGCAATGTCATGAGAATTTCGAACCTGAGGGAACTACGAAGATGCAATCGGGTATCGAGTAGATTCGATGTCAAGATATTGCAAAGCATACCATGAACATACACATGAACTGTTTTTCCAGGTTAGATGCATTAGGTTTTCATTTTTGGATAATATTGGTTG from Pyrus communis chromosome 7, drPyrComm1.1, whole genome shotgun sequence encodes the following:
- the LOC137739850 gene encoding probable inactive ATP-dependent zinc metalloprotease FTSHI 3, chloroplastic, whose amino-acid sequence is MASCFSVVSNTGFLSVPNKLEFNGGKSKSLGRYRGFYCSSFGFRSAGFHKFRNFQHGLFWNNELRPLMNGNNGVWLEGLNNCCNSRHKLCCYNKIEPLTNANSANKQIHLGKKGDTKLRSLRRRFSLRLRPRLRWLAMRVKRVTIQSVLNGVRTFLRKNIRRVTLVSLVSVILGLTYLFLKLTAVPSPKMVPYSELVTSLRNESVTKVLLEEGSRRIYYNTNSRIDGDTQLSEGELPSVQSENVADKVTSDDGSRSSQALNTNVLRNLSATQASTPDWQYLTRKVDHDEKFLLSLMREKGITYSSAPQSVLMSMRTTLITIISLWIPLMPLMWLLYRQLSAANSPARKQRPDKQLVGFEDVEGVDAAKLELMEIVLCLQGAINYNKLGAKLPRGVLLVGPPGTGKTLLARAVAGEAGVPFFSVSASEFVEMFVGRGAARIRDLFNMARKHSPSIIFIDELDAVGTKRGRSFNDERDQTLNQLLTEMDGFESDSKVIVVAATNRPEVLDSALCRPGRFSRKIVVGEPDEEGRRKILAVHLRGVPLEEDTNLICDLIASLTPGFVGADLANIINEAALLAARRGGETVAREDVMEAIERAKFGINDKQLRPSTLSKELGKMFPWMPSLMGKNTRQDGVQGPLGYQTLS